The following nucleotide sequence is from Hevea brasiliensis isolate MT/VB/25A 57/8 chromosome 7, ASM3005281v1, whole genome shotgun sequence.
tttattaaaaaataaaatataagttttaataatatatttaaattttttggctaaaattataatattaaaaacataaaaataaattattttttaataaaaaaaataatatgttatTGTGCCGAACAAAGAAAAGGGCTCCTCATCCCGACCCCGCACAATATTGAAGTCGAAGAAAATTAATCAGAATTAAAACGAGTCGggtcaaattctaaaaattttaccATGCTTACATAATATTTTGGTTTTTATTAATGAATTTtgcttatattaaaaaaaaaaaaaaaaaaaaaaaaaaaaaaaaaagaagtagaaCTTCGAGTCAAGAGTTACGAGTTAATTAACTAGTAGTATTTAATAAGAGTTTTCTATTGTAACTTATGTATTGATGAGAGTTATCCTAACAACTTTAcctttatatattaaataaataaataaaataaaaataataataaaaaacctCTATCCTTGTAACCACTAGATAGTGTCTATCTTCGACATACATGTAACTGTATATAACTTTGACACAATACTTCAATGTATTAGATTAATCATTCACATCAATACTCTGTCAGAACCATCACTAGAGAGTTTAAACTCATTTCCGCCCTAAACAATTGGGGAAAAATTAGTAACATttagatattaaaattaattgattCTGGATTCTGGTACGAACCACTTGCCACTATGCCTTCAATAAAAAAACACATGGTCCAAAATGGAGAATTAAAGTCAAATCCACCATAGATGTATAAATGGGTTGCCACCAAACCCATTTGGGTTCTCCTAGTCCTACCATTCCTGTTTGTCTCagatatatatttctttataaatatACATACTATTTTTCTCTTGTTTTAATCGAAGAAGTCAAATAAAGCAAATGATGAGGGCAGAAGTAGTGCAGGCCCTCCTCCCTCCCTATAGATTGGAATATTAAAACGGAAAGAATCTTGCAAAAGGACTCGTGGGGTTGGCTCCAGGACTCGGGGAAGTCCCCACCGAGCCTCCACCCCCACTGAATCttaatttctaattaaaatttaatacttgATTACGCAACAAACAGCATTTGCTAGGCTGTAGTGCCCAAGTCTTGTTCATTTTTAGTGGTCATTAAACCTTAATTAACGTGCCAAGACATAAGATCTCCCACGTTGCTTTCGAATCCCAACGGTCCAAGATATTGGCTTTCATCCTTACCGACCTTTTTAGATTAATAAATTATAGCTAGTTTTAATACAAGCAGATCAATGATTTTATATATGCATCAAACCTTAAAGTGGCCAAGGAATTAAATAGGCTTATACTCCCTCCCTCGACAAATAATATTCACGTTTAGAATTTTTATGATGACTAAGAAAATGATTGGATAACCtcattttcataaaataataataataataataataataataataataataataatttacttaattaCCTTTTCTTAAAAATCTGAAAAAATGAATATCAACATGACAAACAGCtagtttaattaaaaaaatgtgataatattagttataaaaattatataaatctttattatttttatagagataaatgataaaattaaaaaaaaaaaattaattctccTTGATCTTCTAAATGTAGAAtataattttgaataaaataaaaagttaaatgtgGCTATTATTTATATACGGAGGGATTAGTTATtggcaattttttttatttaattttagacgCACaatattaagttttttttttaagttaattactttttcaaaaataagaaatttacaaGGAAAATATGTTCTCATTGTGACTTAATTTTGAAAAAAACAAACTCATATACATATGTAGACCCACTCATGCATATATGTTCATTTACTATTAGATTGTCATTTAACATAGGATATCTTACGTGGAAAAACTATTTCACTATATTATATAATAAGGCGGTTATTCTATGTCAGTATTTGACATAGAATGACAACTTAATAATAGTTATACACATGCAAATATAGttaccatttaaaaaaaaaaaaaaaaaaactgtaagGTGGTTATAAATTTTTATGACCCACACATGTATATATGTAGACCCACTCAAGTAAATATGTCTATTCACTAGTGGGTTGCCATTCTATATAAAATATTCTATATGAAATAACTGCTTCATGTATAATTACCCCTGATCAATAGCTTAgagccaattaaaaaaaaaaaaaaaagccttccTACACCCCTAATGCAAAAACCCAACTGTCaactatgatttaaattctgaaaTAAAACACATTTTAAATTAAGAGAAATCATAAGGTTAGTAAACTCAATATTAAAGTGAAGATAAACCCCAAAACAGATAACTAGTAACATTCCAACCAATATATGGACCTTcctcagaaaaagaaaaaaaaaatccaaaaatatTATCATATATACCTCCTCCAGTACAAGATGCAAGAATTTAGAATAAGCTTAATAATGAGATAAAGAAAGAGCAACATATAAAATGGCTTTTTTTGCCAGTTCTTTCCTGCACTAGAATAGGTAAAAAAAACTCCCGTTAAATTAAGCAGCCAAGTGAAAATACTTAGTTTCTGAGAAtgttaaaagaagaagaagaagaagaagaagaaagaagaaagaagaaaagaaagaaagaaggaagaaaaagaagaaaaaatagtTTCAGAGAAAACATTATTTATAGTCTCTGACTAGTAATTGCACTTGGTATAGCTAGCTAGGCtgctattttttattattatttttattattattaattttgttttattACAGTTGATGTCATGGATTAATTAGCTTTCACACAGTTATTAAGCTTACCATAAGACTATTCAAATTGAAAATTAAGAAATATGgctaaagaataaaaaaaatctcCCTTGcaatttaattctaaaatttgaaTTCTAGctactcaatttttttttataagcagaattttaattttattattaatgaaattatttaggAAAAACTTAGCCATGCGCAAAGCACAAATCAACCAAATTTCAAGGAGAGAACAAATCTCTAGAGAATGGTATTTCTTGGGAACCCCCTAAAATCTGTGTACTTCAATGCAATTATTTTGCAAAAATATCACAAAATGACAGCTGAAAATTTGTTCAATCATAAGAATTTTTGCAGACACCAGATTTAAATTAACAGAAATCTGTAAAGAAATTGTTAAATGTTAATAAAGAATATCATAACCTAATAACATTTGAAAGACATTATAATCTGAAGACTCCTGCATAAATGATAACATAAACTGAAATTTTATTACTGAATTGAAAGCATATTTACAATACAGAAGGATGAACTCTAAATCTCAACATGATAAAATACATTTTATTCCATCTTCTCTCGTTGGCAAGATTGAAGCCCAGCTAGATATCTAATTAATTAACCCACAAGACCTACCACGCACAATCCCAAGCAAGCATTATATTTTGATAACACTAATGAGCTCCAGTACGCAAATCGAAGCTAGATTATTCAGAAACCACTCTAACTCATTTCCTGCTAGCtaggtttttttttattatttttttattttcccaCCCAGCTATTACAGAGACCTAACACTTATGGCCAATGAGATTGAAAAGTGGAAAAGAAAGTTGCCCTAGCTTTGAATGGAATGTCCAACGGCAGGGCTGTGGCCTGGGGCAGTGGGCCTGAAGTCGTCCACATGACCTGGGGGTGGGGGTGACGACCCAGGCTCGCCAATAACCGCACCAGCTAGGACTGGGGGTGCAGGTGGAGACCAAATAGTGGTAGGCACCTCTACATCTGAGTCATTGTCACCATGCACGTTATGCTTATCAACAAATCTAGTCTGTTGCTTTTCAAACTTACTTGAGGTAAGGAGCTTTGAGAATTTGTGTTTTCTCTCAAGTTTCAAGTGCCTTCCATCTACCGAGTGAATTTCTTGGGAGAAAATCAGCATGAAGAAAATACAGGCAAAGAATAAATTTGTTTGGGCCATAGCAAGAGACTGAGGGAGTTTGAGGAAAAGAGGCATAAAAAGGGAACAAAGGAAGAGTTTCGGAAGCAACTTGCTCAGTTGTGTGCACGACACTAGCTGGAGCCTAGAGTAAACTGAGCAAGCAACTTGGTCGTAAACTCTACCTCTCGCCTCTAGTATTTATAGATGGAGGGAGCCATGCATGCTGCATATTAACCATTATGTGTTATTATTATATATGTAGCCATGTTATAAGTTAATTAAATTTACATTTCTTTGGGTCTAATGCGTGGGATGTGTTCTAAAGGAAATCCGCTGCAAAGCCATGTAgccttttttatataaatatataataagcTGAATTTTATTGATTATTGTTAAATCTAGGAAAAAAACTTAAACAAGACCAGCTATACAACAACTATGGTCTAGAAGCCTATTCCCCAAACAAAATACAAGCTTCCTAATGCTTGTAATGTTAAGTGAAAAAATCTGAAGATCAAGCAAAGTATCAGAAAATTTCTGAATCTCAAATACAATTGGGGTAAATGATAGCGAAGACAGCAGAGCATAAGACCCACGCAGGTTGAACAAACAGAACAAAATCCTAAGAGGACTATCTGTtcaacaaccaatccattccagaATAAGCATAAGTGTTGACTAACTTCAAGATGTATCCATAGCGCAGAGATTGACTAGACCCCCAGAGATGCACAACTTCGCCCAGCAACAAAGGTAACAAAACCACAACTTCGCAAAAGGGACGAAACAAGATATGGAGGGAGCATTGCGGAGAGGCGAGAGCAGACATGAAGGACTAGCCATTTATTACGAGCATTGCACACAATTtcttttgtaattttaattcagtgatttcttttttttttttaaagatttatGGAATCATTATATATGTTAAAATAAGGATAATATgagaataaattaaattaaaatgttcATATTTAAGGAAATCttataatatttgtttaataTTGTATAAAAAGAGTTTGTGTGTTTACGAAATGTTATTCAGTTAATAGTAAAAGAATTTATTCGTAAATGGTGTAATTTGATATGTGTTTTTCTTCGTTTTAGATGATTGATATTGTATGTGTTTGCATATCTGTGTATGTTAAAAGCAAATGAATGCACCAATTAGCTTAGCTTTTGCTTAGTGTTACTAAGACTATGAAATTTCAGGTTTGAGTTTCAATTAGAGCTGatcattaaaaagagaaaaacaaATGTTTGCAtggtattgattttttttttcttatcaaaTAATCAACATGTCAGAACACTCTTTCTTtttgtatataattttttttccttctttgatTCTATTTGGGATGGTTAATAAGTCTACATACTTACATGATTAATCATagacttaaaatataaatatatgagtttCACCTATTTTATACATAAGTCATAGATGTTGAGTGTaatcaaaaaaatattatatcaaaaaagggtgaatttgaatttaattactaAAAATGAGTGAATTATGCTGAGTTGAAAAATTTGAGGGTGGGATGCTAATTATAATAGCATTATGAGAATCCAAACGCTATTATAAATAGGGTCTAAACATTTcagtttaataaaataattaataaatttaaaagaaagttggacgctactatatAAGCAGGTTCCAACTTtcctttaaatttattaattattttattttatattttaaataaaatataaatattattttaataaataatgttataataattaatattatatattataatatttttattataaaaaattattttttaatttaaaattaaattaaattttaattaaataaaacattagaatataaaatgttattaattttgtttaataattactttcaaaaaa
It contains:
- the LOC110671953 gene encoding precursor of CEP5-like codes for the protein MAQTNLFFACIFFMLIFSQEIHSVDGRHLKLERKHKFSKLLTSSKFEKQQTRFVDKHNVHGDNDSDVEVPTTIWSPPAPPVLAGAVIGEPGSSPPPPGHVDDFRPTAPGHSPAVGHSIQS